One genomic segment of Candidatus Methylomirabilota bacterium includes these proteins:
- a CDS encoding ABC transporter permease gives MWIYLVRRLGLSALLLFLVATFLFFAIHLLPGDPALLILGGDSAQPTPEQIARVRSRLGLDRPLPIQYVTWLGRVLRGDLGSSLVDDRPVATDLANRLPRTLQLVVPATLLALAAGVPAGMFAARHRGRWADPLASAAALLGFSMPVFVTGMLLVLLFSLTLGWVPPTGYVPFGEDPWGFLRHLALPVLALAAAPLATTMRMTRASYLEQASHDYVRTARAKGLPERAVARRHVLRNALLPVVTVVGLQVGSMFAGAVLVEYIFSWPGLNTLLLSSLGTRDYPVIQGVVLLAAGLFVAVNFVTDLCYAVINPRIRYG, from the coding sequence GTGTGGATCTATCTCGTCCGCCGGCTGGGGCTCTCCGCGCTCCTCCTGTTTCTGGTGGCGACCTTCCTCTTCTTCGCCATCCACCTCCTGCCCGGTGACCCCGCCCTCCTGATCCTGGGCGGCGACAGCGCCCAGCCGACCCCCGAGCAGATCGCCCGTGTCCGGTCCCGGCTCGGCCTCGACCGGCCCCTCCCCATCCAGTATGTGACGTGGCTCGGCCGCGTCCTGCGCGGCGATCTCGGCAGCTCGCTCGTGGACGACCGTCCGGTGGCGACCGACCTCGCCAATCGCCTCCCGCGGACGCTCCAGCTCGTCGTCCCGGCGACCCTCCTGGCTCTCGCCGCCGGCGTCCCGGCCGGCATGTTCGCCGCCCGCCACCGCGGCCGGTGGGCGGACCCGCTGGCCTCGGCGGCGGCCCTCCTCGGCTTCTCCATGCCGGTCTTCGTCACGGGGATGCTCCTCGTCCTCCTCTTCTCGCTCACCCTGGGCTGGGTGCCACCCACCGGCTACGTGCCGTTCGGCGAGGACCCCTGGGGATTCCTCAGACACCTCGCCCTACCCGTGCTGGCGCTGGCGGCCGCGCCCCTCGCCACCACCATGCGGATGACCCGCGCGAGCTACCTCGAGCAAGCCTCACACGACTATGTCCGGACCGCGCGCGCCAAGGGTCTTCCCGAGCGCGCGGTGGCCCGGCGGCACGTCCTGCGGAATGCGCTCCTGCCCGTCGTCACGGTGGTGGGTCTCCAGGTGGGCTCGATGTTCGCCGGGGCGGTCCTGGTGGAGTACATCTTCAGCTGGCCGGGGCTGAACACCCTCCTCCTGAGCTCGCTCGGCACCCGGGATTACCCGGTGATCCAGGGTGTGGTGCTGCTCGCGGCGGGGCTGTTCGTCGCGGTGAACTTCGTCACCGATCTCTGCTACGCCGTGATCAACCCGCGCATTCGCTATGGCTGA
- a CDS encoding ABC transporter substrate-binding protein, translating to MTHLVRAVLVLVTLTGFASTLAWLPGAVPATAEDRVVKIAGVGAMTGVIRGFGINSKAVMDMTVDELNQAGGIKLADGTRAKVAITFADERCNAEEGISVVRKLASEDWLAIIGPTCSNVAEPLFGILQRKVGDAGDSGLQVPIFSDTAIKPGLAKISEWSFRNVPHEPTMYDHLFKWLKEKNPDVKTVAGGVESDFAHSNSNSQTMDAAAKAAGFEVMGWEKWLLADTEFSTQVGKWRRAKPDVIAISAHPFTTCGVLREMKRQGVKPKLLVGLTSSATLETMAGCGPEAEGLIIPTGFAPVTPEAQRVAKIVGTKYKGNVDLHSAAVYENLYVLKQVIETSGVEAKPNTVQQDRRRIRDGLAKVKEFDGLLGKVKRTDDRESVKPYVFAIARNSDWAVLFDPRPR from the coding sequence ATGACACATCTGGTTCGAGCCGTGCTCGTCCTCGTCACCCTGACGGGGTTCGCGTCCACCCTGGCGTGGTTGCCGGGGGCCGTCCCGGCGACGGCCGAGGACCGCGTCGTCAAGATCGCCGGCGTAGGAGCCATGACCGGCGTCATCCGCGGCTTCGGGATCAACTCCAAGGCCGTCATGGACATGACCGTCGACGAACTCAACCAGGCCGGCGGCATCAAGCTCGCCGATGGCACGCGCGCCAAGGTCGCCATCACGTTCGCCGACGAGCGGTGCAACGCGGAGGAAGGGATCTCGGTCGTGCGCAAGCTGGCCAGCGAGGACTGGCTCGCCATCATCGGGCCGACCTGCTCCAACGTGGCCGAGCCTCTGTTCGGCATCCTCCAGCGGAAGGTGGGCGACGCCGGCGACTCCGGTCTCCAGGTCCCGATCTTCAGCGACACCGCCATCAAGCCCGGGCTGGCCAAGATCTCCGAGTGGTCGTTCCGCAACGTACCCCACGAGCCCACCATGTACGACCACCTCTTCAAGTGGCTCAAGGAGAAGAACCCCGACGTCAAGACCGTCGCCGGCGGCGTCGAGAGCGACTTCGCCCACTCCAACTCCAACTCCCAGACGATGGACGCCGCGGCCAAGGCCGCCGGCTTCGAGGTGATGGGCTGGGAGAAGTGGCTGCTGGCCGACACCGAGTTCTCGACCCAGGTCGGCAAGTGGCGGCGGGCGAAGCCCGACGTCATCGCCATCTCGGCCCATCCCTTCACGACCTGCGGCGTGCTGCGCGAGATGAAGCGGCAGGGCGTCAAGCCGAAGCTCCTGGTGGGGCTCACGTCCAGCGCGACGCTGGAGACGATGGCCGGCTGCGGCCCGGAGGCCGAAGGCTTGATCATCCCCACCGGCTTCGCGCCGGTGACGCCGGAGGCGCAGCGCGTAGCGAAGATCGTGGGCACCAAGTACAAGGGGAACGTCGATCTCCACTCGGCGGCGGTCTACGAGAACCTCTACGTCCTCAAGCAGGTCATCGAGACATCAGGGGTGGAGGCCAAGCCCAACACGGTCCAGCAGGACCGGCGGCGGATCCGTGACGGGCTCGCCAAGGTGAAGGAGTTCGACGGGCTGCTGGGCAAGGTGAAGCGCACGGACGACCGGGAATCGGTCAAGCCGTACGTCTTCGCCATCGCGCGGAACTCCGACTGGGCCGTCCTCTTCGATCCCCGCCCCCGCTGA
- a CDS encoding alpha/beta fold hydrolase — protein sequence MSRRAAIGLAIYGLALAAIVGGRGFTLARALGGRYPPSAFLFDVTAFALIIVALRLFDRGVRTGVEHVVGKAGGVRRGIGLCVYAVVVLGVAFPLLLATLQFHPIRIAPAGTPGAVGLPYADITFVADGLRLSGWHIPAGSEHRPIVLVTHGFNANKENFLVPAVLLHQMGYDAVLFDFRAHGDSAGRTSTFGLREGRDVEAARQWIRRTHPGRPIYALGYSMGGAAVIEAAARHGLFDRVVLDSTFGSLERVARATLLRPFGSAAGPLWHLGRLWGWLWTGADVGEHQPERHIGILAERPLLLIHGTGDRLIPHQETLRLYEATGRRAGLWLVGGADHIQTVDHPEYRERLRRFFE from the coding sequence GTGAGCCGGCGAGCGGCGATCGGGCTCGCAATCTACGGCCTCGCCCTGGCCGCCATCGTCGGCGGGCGCGGCTTCACCCTGGCGCGCGCCCTCGGTGGGCGCTACCCGCCGTCGGCCTTCCTCTTCGACGTGACCGCGTTCGCCCTGATCATCGTCGCCCTGCGACTCTTCGACCGGGGCGTCAGGACCGGCGTCGAGCACGTCGTGGGCAAGGCCGGCGGCGTCCGTCGCGGGATCGGCCTCTGCGTGTACGCCGTCGTGGTGCTCGGCGTGGCCTTCCCGCTCTTGCTGGCGACGCTCCAGTTTCACCCGATCCGGATCGCTCCGGCCGGGACGCCGGGGGCCGTGGGGCTGCCCTACGCGGACATCACGTTCGTCGCGGACGGCCTTCGCCTGTCGGGCTGGCACATCCCGGCCGGCTCCGAGCACCGGCCGATCGTCCTCGTCACCCACGGCTTCAACGCCAACAAGGAGAACTTCCTGGTGCCGGCCGTGCTGCTGCACCAGATGGGGTACGACGCGGTCCTCTTCGACTTCCGCGCGCACGGCGACAGCGCGGGACGCACCTCGACCTTCGGGCTCCGCGAAGGCCGGGACGTCGAGGCTGCCCGCCAGTGGATCCGGCGCACGCACCCGGGCCGGCCGATCTACGCCCTCGGCTACTCCATGGGGGGCGCCGCCGTCATCGAGGCGGCCGCCCGACACGGGCTGTTCGACAGGGTCGTGCTGGATTCGACCTTCGGGAGCCTCGAGCGCGTCGCCCGGGCCACGCTCCTTCGCCCGTTCGGTTCCGCCGCCGGGCCGCTCTGGCACCTCGGCCGGCTCTGGGGCTGGCTGTGGACCGGAGCCGACGTGGGCGAGCATCAGCCCGAGCGACACATCGGGATCCTGGCCGAGCGGCCGCTCCTGCTCATCCACGGGACGGGAGACCGCCTGATCCCCCACCAGGAGACGCTGCGCCTCTACGAGGCGACCGGGCGGCGGGCGGGTCTCTGGCTGGTCGGCGGGGCCGACCACATCCAGACGGTGGACCACCCGGAGTACCGCGAGCGGCTCCGGCGGTTCTTCGAGTGA
- a CDS encoding ABC transporter permease — translation MADGRPPHRAGWRRLRRSGPLTAPAVAVTLLILVAALAPGLGAHDPSALNPRAKAQPPGLTHLLGTDEFGRDILSRLVHGARITLVVALSSVLLAAAGGTALGTLAAYVGRGTEAVIMRTMDGLLCIPPILLGIMVVTFLGPSLPNLILVIGVLYIPRFTRVVHSSTLAVRELEYVESARALGASAARIIARAILPNILAPIVVQLSLAAGHAILLESGLSFLGLGPPPPTPSWGRMVEQSGRFMQLSALPLLWPSVAISGTVLAFNLLGDGLRDVLDPRLQ, via the coding sequence ATGGCTGACGGCCGTCCCCCCCACCGGGCCGGCTGGCGCCGGCTCCGTCGCTCGGGGCCGCTCACGGCGCCCGCCGTCGCCGTGACGCTCCTCATCCTGGTCGCGGCCCTGGCCCCCGGCCTCGGGGCCCACGACCCCAGCGCCCTCAACCCCCGCGCCAAGGCCCAGCCGCCAGGCCTGACCCACCTGCTCGGGACCGACGAGTTCGGCCGCGACATCCTGAGCCGCCTGGTTCACGGCGCGCGGATCACGCTCGTGGTCGCCCTGTCGAGCGTGCTCCTGGCGGCCGCCGGCGGCACGGCCCTGGGAACCCTGGCCGCCTATGTCGGCCGGGGTACCGAGGCCGTGATCATGCGGACCATGGACGGGCTCCTGTGCATTCCCCCGATCCTGCTCGGCATCATGGTGGTGACCTTCCTCGGCCCGTCGCTTCCCAACCTGATCCTGGTGATCGGCGTCCTCTACATCCCGCGATTCACCCGCGTCGTCCACTCGAGCACGCTGGCGGTCCGCGAGCTCGAGTACGTGGAGAGCGCGCGAGCCCTGGGCGCCTCGGCCGCCCGCATCATCGCCCGGGCGATCCTCCCGAACATCCTGGCGCCCATCGTCGTCCAGCTCTCCCTCGCCGCCGGCCACGCGATCCTGCTGGAGTCGGGGCTGAGCTTCCTCGGGCTCGGCCCGCCGCCGCCGACCCCGTCCTGGGGGCGGATGGTCGAGCAGTCCGGCCGCTTCATGCAGCTCTCGGCGCTGCCGCTCCTCTGGCCGTCGGTCGCCATCTCGGGCACGGTGCTCGCCTTCAACCTGCTCGGTGACGGCCTGCGGGACGTCCTCGACCCGCGACTCCAGTGA
- a CDS encoding nuclear transport factor 2 family protein, producing MAFDGDGFVNRFNTVWNGHDLDGIMAMMTDDIVFEASFGKDPWGTRAVGKAAVREQVAEVLRKIPDVRWDEIRHFACPTHAVVEWVTTGTPVGGARFEVYGCDVLGLRDGQIAAKRSFRKGVI from the coding sequence ATGGCATTCGATGGCGACGGGTTCGTGAACCGCTTCAACACGGTCTGGAATGGGCACGATCTCGACGGGATCATGGCCATGATGACGGACGACATCGTGTTCGAGGCCTCCTTCGGCAAGGATCCTTGGGGGACGCGCGCGGTCGGGAAAGCGGCCGTGCGCGAGCAGGTGGCCGAGGTCCTGCGCAAGATCCCGGACGTCCGCTGGGACGAGATCCGGCACTTCGCCTGCCCGACCCACGCGGTCGTCGAGTGGGTGACCACCGGTACCCCGGTCGGCGGTGCGCGCTTCGAGGTCTACGGCTGCGATGTCCTCGGGCTGCGGGACGGCCAGATCGCCGCGAAGCGCTCCTTCCGCAAGGGCGTGATCTAG